GCCGTCCGGTGCCCGGCCGTCCGCATCGACGGCTTCTCGTTGCAGTGACGAAGGTAACGGGTAATAAACTTTTAACTTTATTAGATCCCCGAGAAAATGCATCACCAAGCTAGTTTTAAGACAACCTGGCTAAATTAGACCTATCGAGGGTTCTCTAGGTCGGTTGCGCGACCGGTCCCGACGTCGAAGGGGTAGGCGAAACTGCGACCCCTTGCGAGGCCGCCGGGCGGGCGCGGAGCGACAGGTATCCGGAGGTCGCCTGCCGGCGGCCTCCCTGATTTTTTTTGGTGTATTCGGTTTTTGTTAAGACCTAAACACGCGGCGTTCCGTACGTGTTTTCCAGGTACTCCAGGATGTCGTCTTCGTCGCTCAATACGACCTCGCCGTCTACCAGGACCGGGACGGTGTCCTGCCCGGAGACCGCCATCACTTCGGTTCGGGACCTGCGATCGACGGGAACGTTGACGTTGACGTACGTCAGCAGCAACTCGGACATCTTCTGCCGGACCATGCGGCAGTACCCGCAACCCTCGTACTGGTAGAGCGTCATCATGGGGCCATGATACCGCAGGCATGCGGATTCTTCCTGGTTTTCGGCCGGATCTCCTTAACCAATCCATGTCCGAAGCTTCACCAAAACCGACGTCAGTTTACAAAGGCCGCTGCGATAAGCCTTAGTGGAGATAAGTTTCGGAGGAGGATAGGTTCGTGTCGACAGCCATGCTGCGACAGACTGCGCAGCCGCGTGCGGTCCGTCTTGCGGTCAGCCCCGCTGGTCCGTCGCCCAACGAGCGGCCCGGCCGCGGTCCGGCGTTCGCCTACACGGTTCGCCCGGGCGATACCCTGTACGCCCTGGCCCGGGCCTGCGGAGTGCCGATGGCCGAGCTCATGCGCCGCAACCCCGCCCTCCATGGCAGTGCGCTGCGGGTCGGCGA
This Candidatus Tanganyikabacteria bacterium DNA region includes the following protein-coding sequences:
- a CDS encoding glutathione S-transferase N-terminal domain-containing protein, with amino-acid sequence MTLYQYEGCGYCRMVRQKMSELLLTYVNVNVPVDRRSRTEVMAVSGQDTVPVLVDGEVVLSDEDDILEYLENTYGTPRV